The Acidobacteriota bacterium genome has a segment encoding these proteins:
- the glmU gene encoding bifunctional UDP-N-acetylglucosamine diphosphorylase/glucosamine-1-phosphate N-acetyltransferase GlmU, whose protein sequence is MLHRLGETPLINHVCRTAAALGPDKIYVVVGHQADEVKKAVLEEIEADRVEFVTQKEQLGTGDAVNAARDHFTDRDSTLLILSGDVPLIRHETLASLVQYHHNHRGRGAAATVLTVKLKDPTGYGRVVRSGEGLFDRIVEQKDASNVELEINEINAGIYCFDSRKLFAALADVKNDNAQGEYYLTDVPAMLREAGDDVAVYSHGDHKEIEGVNNRVQLAEMERVLRRRTVQRLMLDSGVTFIDPKSVYISERAKFGRDTVIYPNVSVEGNSEIGDGCTIRQGTRLTNARVGHGVEILDNCVVVDSEIGNGCTVGPMAHLRGKAVMMEGAKVGNFVEMKKTQLGRGSKANHLTYLGDATIGDKTNIGAGTITCNYDGKNKHETHIGNDVKIGSDTMLVAPVKVGDGAATGAGSVVTKDVEAGELVVGVPAKTKAP, encoded by the coding sequence GTGCTGCACCGGCTGGGCGAAACGCCGCTGATCAATCACGTTTGCCGCACGGCCGCCGCTCTCGGGCCCGACAAGATCTACGTGGTCGTCGGACACCAGGCGGACGAGGTAAAGAAGGCCGTACTGGAAGAGATCGAGGCCGATCGCGTCGAATTTGTAACGCAGAAAGAGCAGCTCGGCACGGGCGATGCGGTCAATGCGGCCCGCGATCACTTTACCGATCGCGATTCGACGCTCCTGATACTTTCAGGCGACGTCCCGCTTATACGGCACGAAACACTCGCCTCCTTGGTCCAATATCACCACAACCACCGCGGACGCGGGGCGGCGGCGACCGTTTTGACCGTTAAGCTCAAGGACCCGACAGGTTACGGCCGCGTTGTTCGCTCGGGTGAAGGTCTTTTCGACCGGATCGTGGAGCAGAAAGATGCTTCAAACGTCGAGCTTGAGATAAACGAGATCAACGCCGGTATCTACTGCTTCGATTCGCGAAAGCTTTTTGCGGCACTGGCAGATGTAAAGAACGACAACGCCCAGGGTGAATACTATTTGACGGACGTCCCGGCAATGCTTCGTGAAGCGGGCGACGACGTTGCGGTTTACAGCCATGGCGACCACAAGGAGATCGAAGGCGTCAACAACCGTGTGCAGCTTGCCGAAATGGAGCGCGTGCTAAGGCGGCGTACGGTTCAGCGGCTAATGCTCGACAGCGGCGTCACTTTTATCGACCCGAAAAGCGTTTACATCAGCGAGCGGGCAAAGTTTGGCCGCGACACGGTCATTTATCCGAACGTTTCGGTCGAGGGAAATTCCGAGATCGGCGACGGCTGCACGATAAGGCAGGGAACACGCCTGACCAACGCGCGGGTCGGCCACGGCGTCGAAATACTCGATAACTGCGTGGTGGTCGATTCGGAGATCGGGAACGGCTGCACCGTCGGCCCGATGGCTCATCTCCGCGGAAAAGCCGTAATGATGGAAGGGGCAAAGGTCGGGAATTTTGTCGAGATGAAGAAGACCCAGCTCGGCCGCGGCTCAAAGGCAAACCACCTGACATATCTCGGCGATGCAACGATCGGCGACAAGACGAATATTGGTGCGGGAACGATCACCTGTAACTATGATGGTAAGAACAAGCACGAAACCCACATCGGCAATGACGTGAAGATCGGTTCGGACACGATGCTAGTCGCTCCGGTAAAGGTCGGCGACGGCGCTGCAACCGGAGCGGGAAGTGTTGTGACGAAAGATGTCGAGGCCGGAGAATTGGTAGTCGGGGTACCTGCAAAAACCAAAGCGCCGTAA